From a single Deltaproteobacteria bacterium genomic region:
- a CDS encoding phage tail tube protein — translation MAQASGSSAEIWYKIEQVNGVTPSAAVGGGASTTLAAAVNPGATSVTVASDTNIAAGDILKVGNDNNMEFVKVDAGYVSGTTVSLDANTKINYRHESGEAVVEVDPANNWFKLGNVRSFTPSGGRDLQRSQALSGSRVLSNFREGNYDTGADMTVELDIATVGLFYLHALNSDYTTVGTSTAGASTTLSAAASAGDTTVSVTSEVGFAAGEFAQLSTGNDAEIVKIGSTAAGQLTLDSAAHPNGLRKAHSNGAACDEVIKPFTHTIYRGSTIPEGISFLLRFTDIESLMLIRGNKVSNLTLNVDPTDLPQLNMNVVGKAFQILSENIFGTPASIENIPYAHWESSVQVDSVEQTTNQFENLSLVIENTIQGNFVVGSPIKGAITPGEGSVSGSFTYQYGSQQFAEKTVAGTETQLDFIWTYIGDNSHQVTMSVPKAKFEGSPHPGVSSKDPVTDEKSFLGRLDTSSAPNTDITVTVKNNQPTVEDMVEAVV, via the coding sequence ATGGCACAGGCTTCAGGCTCAAGTGCGGAGATTTGGTACAAGATTGAACAGGTAAACGGCGTGACGCCGTCAGCCGCGGTCGGGGGCGGAGCGTCCACTACGCTTGCCGCAGCTGTTAACCCCGGAGCGACTAGCGTTACGGTAGCGAGCGATACTAATATCGCGGCGGGGGATATTCTTAAGGTCGGGAACGACAACAATATGGAATTCGTAAAGGTGGATGCAGGTTACGTGTCTGGCACGACGGTGAGTCTCGACGCGAACACAAAGATAAACTACAGGCATGAATCGGGGGAGGCTGTGGTTGAGGTAGACCCGGCTAATAACTGGTTCAAGCTAGGTAACGTGAGGTCCTTCACACCGTCCGGCGGAAGAGATCTGCAGAGGTCGCAGGCGCTCTCCGGCTCGCGTGTACTTTCAAACTTCCGTGAGGGAAACTATGACACAGGAGCGGATATGACTGTTGAGCTCGATATAGCGACAGTGGGGCTGTTTTACTTACACGCCTTGAATAGTGATTACACCACAGTCGGAACGTCAACAGCGGGGGCAAGTACGACTTTGTCGGCAGCGGCTTCCGCCGGAGATACAACGGTATCAGTGACATCCGAAGTTGGTTTCGCAGCCGGTGAGTTTGCTCAGTTAAGCACGGGAAATGACGCAGAGATTGTAAAGATAGGCAGCACGGCTGCGGGGCAGCTTACGCTGGACTCGGCTGCTCATCCCAACGGGCTCAGGAAGGCTCACTCTAACGGGGCGGCGTGCGATGAAGTAATTAAACCCTTCACACATACGATTTATAGAGGCTCCACCATTCCCGAGGGTATCAGTTTCCTTCTGAGGTTTACCGATATTGAATCGCTCATGCTTATCAGGGGGAACAAGGTAAGCAATCTTACTCTTAACGTGGACCCGACCGACCTTCCGCAGCTCAATATGAACGTAGTAGGGAAGGCATTTCAAATACTGTCAGAGAACATATTCGGGACTCCGGCCTCGATTGAAAACATTCCTTACGCACATTGGGAATCGAGCGTGCAGGTGGACAGTGTGGAGCAGACCACAAACCAGTTTGAAAACCTGAGTCTCGTGATCGAGAATACCATACAGGGTAACTTCGTCGTAGGGTCGCCGATCAAGGGCGCGATCACCCCCGGGGAAGGATCTGTAAGCGGCTCATTCACTTATCAGTACGGAAGCCAGCAATTCGCTGAGAAGACAGTTGCGGGAACAGAGACGCAGCTCGACTTTATATGGACCTATATCGGTGACAACAGCCATCAGGTGACAATGAGCGTGCCCAAAGCCAAGTTCGAGGGGAGTCCGCATCCGGGCGTGAGCTCGAAGGACCCGGTGACGGATGAGAAGAGCTTCCTTGGCAGGCTTGATACCAGCAGCGCGCCGAATACGGACATTACAGTTACGGTGAAGAACAACCAGCCAACAGTTGAGGATATGGTTGAGGCCGTTGTTTAA
- a CDS encoding right-handed parallel beta-helix repeat-containing protein, which yields MKSTAILSVVLTAILPLYFIDQAPAVVGGVYTLSDPSSCADCVESAGARLPSVKIVAPGANGDYTTIQGAVDSAVPGDIIRVIGGVYTGKIVVKNSGTRLRPITIEAYPGHKPIIVPGKGEGDRVEIDAEWIVFQGFEVMKGWDGVKLYKGNNIIRNNKIHRNTYQGILIISTDNITIENNIIESNGTGKGECYNKDWRGSSPKHCHGIYLSDFECKGISGVAIRGNVIRNHGGRGIQMNGSKCSTWIENLDIEKNLIEDNSWGMAIYHHVRNSRITNNKFILEKYPSTDDTSHTHLGIWKSSNNEIQNNYFQSANPGVAALEVFDAESADNSVDYNTWKIKSGDWKWNDSWRNDFQSQYQRTTGWDENGKIINY from the coding sequence ATGAAATCGACGGCAATTCTGTCAGTTGTCTTGACTGCAATTTTACCTCTATATTTTATCGACCAGGCCCCGGCTGTGGTGGGAGGCGTTTACACTCTCTCCGATCCTTCCAGCTGCGCTGATTGCGTCGAATCAGCAGGTGCGCGCTTGCCATCTGTGAAGATAGTTGCGCCGGGCGCTAACGGCGATTACACAACCATACAGGGAGCTGTCGATTCAGCAGTCCCGGGTGATATTATCAGGGTAATAGGCGGTGTCTATACCGGAAAAATTGTTGTCAAAAACAGCGGGACACGTCTGAGACCGATTACAATCGAAGCCTACCCCGGACATAAGCCTATTATCGTTCCGGGAAAGGGCGAAGGCGACAGGGTCGAGATCGACGCCGAATGGATCGTGTTTCAGGGTTTTGAAGTAATGAAAGGCTGGGACGGGGTAAAGCTTTACAAAGGCAATAATATCATACGGAATAATAAAATTCACCGAAACACGTATCAGGGAATCCTGATCATATCGACTGATAATATAACAATCGAAAATAACATAATAGAGTCGAACGGGACTGGAAAAGGGGAGTGCTACAACAAGGACTGGCGGGGCTCGAGTCCCAAACACTGCCACGGCATATATCTATCTGATTTCGAGTGCAAGGGGATTTCCGGAGTTGCTATTCGCGGTAACGTAATACGAAATCACGGGGGCAGGGGGATTCAGATGAACGGCTCGAAATGCTCAACCTGGATAGAAAATCTGGATATCGAAAAAAACCTGATCGAGGATAATTCCTGGGGAATGGCCATATATCATCATGTGCGAAATTCTAGAATTACCAATAATAAATTTATACTTGAAAAGTATCCTTCAACAGACGATACGAGCCATACTCATCTGGGCATATGGAAGAGTTCGAATAATGAGATTCAAAATAACTATTTCCAGAGCGCTAACCCCGGTGTAGCTGCGCTGGAAGTTTTCGATGCCGAATCGGCTGACAACAGTGTGGACTATAACACGTGGAAGATAAAAAGCGGCGACTGGAAGTGGAACGACAGTTGGCGTAATGATTTTCAAAGCCAGTATCAGAGGACTACAGGATGGGATGAGAACGGGAAGATTATCAATTACTAG
- a CDS encoding alpha/beta hydrolase, whose protein sequence is MSLFRSVSLITLLIMIAVSGCRGGASCSGNGQGTAGEYRLEEKPETFSYVEGGTKLQRLDLYRLKGVNGPRPALVWIHGGGWIRGIKENVDPIAFDMASIGGYQIISVDYRYAGDESAPWPEIVFDIKAAIRWIKIHAEELGVDPGRIILAGESAGAHLAALAAVTTGVTELEGTENPGVSMEVSAAVLFFAPYNMATLAEEKRRQIEDKNCMKPGYSSPALELLDCPDMDKDRYNVDGCRPEDIELADPATHLDASDPPMYVAHGTGDCVVPWTESKAFADALTEASIRHEFVTTEGGVHRISSLNVNAGEIVEFVEAGR, encoded by the coding sequence ATGTCACTTTTTAGATCCGTATCACTAATAACCTTACTTATCATGATAGCGGTTTCAGGCTGCAGGGGCGGCGCGTCATGCTCAGGCAACGGGCAGGGGACGGCGGGTGAGTACCGGCTCGAAGAAAAGCCTGAAACATTCTCTTATGTCGAAGGAGGTACGAAGCTTCAAAGGCTCGACCTCTACCGCCTTAAGGGCGTGAATGGGCCGCGCCCGGCTCTTGTGTGGATACACGGCGGGGGATGGATAAGGGGTATAAAGGAGAATGTGGACCCGATTGCGTTCGATATGGCGTCTATTGGGGGATACCAGATTATATCGGTCGATTACAGGTACGCGGGCGATGAATCCGCCCCCTGGCCCGAGATAGTGTTCGACATAAAGGCGGCTATTAGGTGGATAAAAATTCATGCTGAAGAACTTGGCGTTGATCCCGGCAGGATTATACTTGCGGGGGAATCTGCCGGAGCGCACCTCGCCGCGCTGGCCGCTGTAACAACCGGCGTTACGGAGCTGGAAGGAACTGAGAACCCGGGGGTCTCTATGGAAGTATCGGCGGCGGTGCTTTTCTTCGCGCCTTATAACATGGCGACGCTCGCCGAGGAAAAAAGGCGGCAGATAGAGGACAAGAACTGCATGAAGCCGGGCTACTCCAGCCCCGCGCTTGAGCTGCTCGACTGCCCGGATATGGACAAGGACAGGTACAACGTAGACGGGTGCAGGCCCGAGGATATCGAGCTTGCGGACCCGGCGACGCATCTGGACGCTTCTGACCCGCCCATGTACGTCGCGCACGGCACGGGGGACTGCGTTGTTCCCTGGACGGAGAGCAAGGCGTTTGCAGACGCGCTTACAGAAGCGAGTATAAGGCACGAGTTCGTTACGACGGAGGGTGGGGTGCACAGGATAAGCTCGTTGAACGTGAACGCTGGGGAGATTGTAGAGTTTGTAGAGGCTGGGCGGTAG
- a CDS encoding SDR family oxidoreductase has product MILLTGATGTTGRRVARRLSKWGYKFSALVRDPEKAQNLKSSKIELIKGNLDKPDSLKRAMDGIEHAFLLSPNTENQVRLEKNFIEAARESGVRYIVKYSAIGADPNSHCDLLRWHGESEEYLEHSGLRYSIVRPNIFMQNFVNFYGVPIRENREFHLPLKDAKCGWVDVRDIGRLIAKILTQNGNAEKIYTVTGPESLSAEELADIFSHALGKKVKYIDIKPKEFKKDLLSGGVSETLASAYTELYKLVSDGLCDVVTDTFYETTEKQPRTFDEFVDDNLSEFLKKKSKSKK; this is encoded by the coding sequence ATGATATTGTTGACTGGCGCTACCGGCACGACGGGCCGTAGAGTTGCCAGGCGGTTATCAAAGTGGGGATATAAATTCAGCGCTCTGGTGAGAGACCCCGAAAAGGCGCAGAACCTGAAGTCTTCCAAAATAGAACTTATAAAGGGCAATCTCGATAAGCCCGATTCTCTTAAAAGGGCAATGGACGGTATCGAACATGCTTTTCTCCTGTCGCCAAACACCGAAAATCAGGTAAGGCTTGAAAAGAACTTCATTGAGGCCGCAAGGGAATCCGGTGTACGTTATATCGTAAAATACTCCGCCATCGGTGCCGACCCCAACTCCCACTGCGATCTGCTTCGTTGGCACGGAGAGTCCGAGGAGTATCTGGAGCACTCGGGACTTAGATATTCCATTGTCAGACCGAATATCTTTATGCAGAATTTCGTCAACTTCTACGGTGTCCCCATAAGGGAAAACAGGGAGTTCCACCTCCCGCTCAAAGACGCTAAATGCGGATGGGTGGATGTAAGAGACATAGGAAGACTGATTGCAAAGATACTAACTCAAAACGGTAACGCCGAAAAAATATACACCGTTACTGGGCCCGAGTCCCTGAGCGCTGAGGAATTGGCTGATATCTTTTCCCACGCCTTAGGAAAGAAGGTCAAGTACATAGACATTAAACCCAAGGAGTTTAAAAAAGACCTGCTGAGCGGAGGCGTATCCGAAACACTGGCTTCGGCCTACACTGAGCTGTACAAACTCGTAAGTGATGGCCTCTGCGACGTAGTAACCGATACATTCTACGAGACCACGGAAAAACAGCCCCGCACCTTCGATGAATTCGTGGACGATAATCTGTCCGAATTCCTCAAAAAGAAATCCAAGTCCAAGAAGTAA
- a CDS encoding MFS transporter, producing the protein MTDRQGSGLFRLLPLYIVIFIGFLGYSLMITIMTPLILENTGGILSSFPFDTDRTIALGIVLAIYPLGQFFGSPIIGAISDGFGRRPVLLVSLLITTFFYAVFAYSLEIKNLTLFMAAAFITGLAEGNIVIAQSSVSDVTTVKNRTRLFAYISLSASGAFLIGPLVGGKLADKDLVPWFSYATPYWAVFILLVLTTIFTYALFRETRPPETRTGVNYREAVTSFLAVFSPGKLRVIYLINFLVYFAIFGFFRAFPMYLVDEFGMGVSKVSNFIAWNAVPVVIASIWLTGFLAMFYTPRTITLFSMILFAIFMVFVIVPQPEPALWVTIFLPGLALAVALPASASMLSLKAGLDEQGSVLGNNLSLEVAAEVASGLGAGFLAAMFVRLPLVVFSIIALLAALMLIFTVSGREGREGRGV; encoded by the coding sequence ATGACAGACCGGCAGGGCTCCGGATTATTCCGATTGCTTCCTTTGTATATCGTAATTTTCATCGGGTTTCTCGGCTACAGCCTAATGATTACAATTATGACCCCTCTGATTCTGGAGAATACAGGGGGGATTCTAAGCTCGTTTCCATTCGACACAGACCGCACTATTGCGCTAGGTATAGTGCTTGCCATTTATCCTCTCGGACAGTTCTTCGGATCGCCGATCATAGGGGCGATATCTGACGGTTTTGGCAGGAGACCCGTGCTTCTCGTCTCATTATTGATAACCACCTTCTTCTACGCGGTCTTTGCTTATTCCCTCGAAATAAAAAATCTGACACTGTTCATGGCCGCGGCTTTTATAACAGGACTTGCGGAGGGGAATATTGTAATCGCCCAAAGCTCTGTATCCGACGTGACTACTGTCAAAAACAGGACAAGGCTGTTCGCGTATATCAGTCTGAGCGCCAGCGGCGCGTTCTTAATAGGGCCGCTGGTCGGGGGCAAGCTCGCGGATAAGGACCTCGTGCCGTGGTTCAGCTACGCAACACCTTACTGGGCTGTCTTCATACTTCTGGTACTGACTACGATATTCACATATGCGCTCTTCAGGGAGACCCGCCCCCCGGAAACAAGAACCGGTGTGAATTACCGGGAAGCGGTCACGAGTTTTCTGGCAGTGTTTTCTCCGGGAAAGCTCAGGGTTATTTACCTTATAAATTTCCTCGTCTATTTCGCTATCTTCGGATTCTTCCGGGCGTTCCCCATGTATCTGGTGGACGAGTTCGGTATGGGAGTGTCAAAGGTATCTAATTTTATCGCATGGAACGCAGTACCCGTGGTGATAGCAAGCATATGGCTCACGGGGTTTCTTGCAATGTTCTACACGCCGAGAACGATTACACTTTTCTCGATGATACTCTTCGCGATTTTTATGGTATTCGTCATTGTTCCGCAGCCTGAGCCCGCCCTCTGGGTAACGATATTTCTTCCCGGACTCGCGCTTGCGGTAGCGCTTCCTGCCTCGGCGTCAATGCTTTCACTGAAAGCCGGTCTCGACGAGCAGGGGAGTGTGCTAGGGAATAATCTCTCGCTTGAAGTCGCGGCTGAGGTGGCGTCGGGATTGGGGGCGGGTTTTCTCGCGGCAATGTTTGTCAGGCTGCCCCTGGTTGTTTTCTCTATTATTGCGTTACTAGCAGCTCTGATGCTTATTTTCACTGTGAGTGGAAGAGAGGGGAGAGAAGGGAGAGGAGTTTAG
- a CDS encoding serine hydrolase — MKNCITAAIVFFLISTLADTNLYSQENIEGLDAFIELAMEQYGVPGAVVAVVKDGEVVYLKGHGLRKIGSKEKVNEDTVFQLASVTKTFTAASVASMVDRDKITFDDKVVNIIPNFSLKDPYPTRYTTPRDLLAHRTGLPAFTGDLFDHLGYTRKEVIERIRYIEPACSFREEANYSNIGYFLAGEVAAYAAGKEWEEVVEENLLKPMGMKHTGFTRTLSKEKNVASPHALVDGETRVIPPNQQMVLAPAGAMTSTASDLSRYMTMLLSGGKYDGKEVLKQDSISEMFTPAMVDKPSFSEVPPISEETGFDYGLAWGIYYWKNHKILEKGGALDGMRSVVVLVPEIDLGIAVLANMNLTVLPEAVRAFILENYLGQAGYDMQAEIMERSKKIASMLGLDTTAKPENPQPPSKDLSAYTGTYENELYGQLVILKDVDNLKAEAGPAKYTGKLTHVNFDTFYLKWPIFISAPNEVTFLIDAEGNVTEFLDSGLGTFKKVK, encoded by the coding sequence ATGAAAAACTGCATTACCGCTGCAATCGTCTTTTTTCTTATTTCAACATTAGCGGATACAAATCTTTACTCGCAGGAAAACATCGAAGGCCTTGACGCCTTCATAGAGTTGGCAATGGAGCAATACGGGGTGCCCGGGGCGGTGGTCGCGGTTGTTAAAGACGGGGAGGTCGTCTATCTCAAGGGACACGGCTTGAGAAAAATCGGCTCTAAAGAGAAAGTAAATGAAGATACCGTATTCCAGCTTGCCTCGGTTACCAAGACATTTACCGCCGCCTCCGTAGCTTCGATGGTAGACAGGGACAAGATCACGTTCGATGATAAAGTAGTGAATATAATCCCGAACTTTTCTCTGAAAGACCCCTACCCCACGCGTTACACGACGCCGCGCGATCTCCTCGCACACAGGACCGGGCTCCCCGCGTTTACCGGGGATTTATTCGACCACCTGGGTTACACGAGAAAGGAAGTCATCGAGAGGATTCGCTATATCGAGCCCGCATGCAGTTTCAGAGAGGAGGCAAACTACTCCAACATCGGGTACTTCCTCGCCGGCGAAGTAGCCGCATACGCGGCGGGTAAAGAATGGGAGGAAGTTGTGGAAGAGAATCTGTTAAAGCCGATGGGGATGAAACATACCGGCTTCACGAGGACGCTCAGCAAGGAAAAAAACGTAGCCTCCCCTCACGCGCTCGTCGATGGCGAGACTCGTGTAATTCCCCCTAATCAGCAGATGGTGCTTGCCCCCGCAGGGGCGATGACATCCACAGCCTCGGACCTCTCGCGTTATATGACAATGCTCCTTTCAGGCGGAAAATACGACGGCAAGGAAGTACTGAAACAGGATTCTATAAGCGAAATGTTCACGCCAGCTATGGTAGACAAACCGAGCTTCTCGGAGGTTCCCCCGATTTCGGAAGAAACGGGATTCGATTACGGACTCGCATGGGGTATCTACTACTGGAAGAACCATAAAATTCTTGAAAAAGGCGGCGCCCTCGACGGTATGAGGTCCGTAGTCGTTCTCGTGCCTGAAATAGATCTCGGCATAGCCGTCCTCGCGAACATGAATCTGACTGTTCTGCCCGAAGCAGTCCGGGCATTTATTCTTGAGAATTATCTCGGGCAGGCTGGGTACGATATGCAGGCGGAAATCATGGAAAGATCCAAAAAGATCGCATCCATGCTGGGGCTCGACACCACTGCGAAACCGGAGAACCCACAGCCTCCTAGTAAAGATCTAAGCGCCTATACGGGTACCTATGAAAATGAGCTTTACGGGCAATTAGTCATTTTAAAGGACGTTGATAATTTAAAGGCAGAAGCCGGCCCCGCGAAATACACGGGCAAGCTGACGCATGTAAACTTCGATACTTTCTATTTAAAATGGCCCATATTCATATCCGCTCCGAATGAGGTAACTTTCTTAATCGACGCCGAAGGTAACGTAACAGAATTTCTCGACAGCGGACTCGGCACATTCAAAAAAGTGAAGTAA
- a CDS encoding YigZ family protein has protein sequence MSRKSTYLIPSRTVTAEQEIKKSRFITTAGHASDKAAAMRFVESVRKEHPSAHHNCYAYIAGSPFDTTEIGFSDDGEVNGTAGKPILSVLQHKGIGEIVTVVTRYFGGIRLGTGGLVRAYTGSVTLALDVLPLKKLVTTKKAIITVPYQYENAVRLALDKFNIAIEEAVYTDEVLIEAGIPEDTLDKLADEIMNATRGAARIKINKT, from the coding sequence ATGAGTAGAAAATCAACTTACCTCATTCCCTCCCGCACCGTTACCGCCGAGCAGGAGATAAAAAAGAGCAGGTTCATCACAACGGCGGGCCATGCGTCAGATAAAGCCGCAGCCATGCGTTTCGTCGAATCGGTACGAAAGGAGCACCCCTCCGCGCACCATAACTGCTACGCATATATAGCGGGGAGCCCGTTCGACACCACTGAAATAGGCTTCAGCGATGACGGAGAGGTGAACGGCACCGCGGGAAAACCCATCCTTAGCGTGCTTCAGCATAAGGGAATCGGTGAGATTGTTACCGTCGTCACCCGCTATTTCGGCGGCATCAGACTCGGCACGGGCGGACTCGTAAGGGCCTATACGGGCTCGGTCACGCTCGCGCTTGATGTATTGCCTTTAAAGAAGCTCGTAACGACGAAGAAGGCCATCATCACCGTCCCCTACCAGTATGAAAACGCGGTCAGGCTTGCGCTGGATAAATTCAACATAGCGATAGAGGAGGCAGTCTACACAGACGAGGTTTTGATTGAAGCCGGAATCCCTGAGGACACGTTAGACAAACTCGCGGATGAAATAATGAATGCCACACGCGGAGCCGCTCGGATCAAGATCAATAAAACTTGA
- a CDS encoding PF20097 family protein, with protein sequence MKNPKELILPLLVVVTLTVVATWILYNFLGKFIFYEKLHRGGVETNAVLLDKGIFRNGRLFKTSVTSASNDHRFVVAFATEEGVTGKCTISVSKRTYDVISKRDELLISYLPEDPAQCTIPNSFELNRYLVITVLAVAVFLLLLAAGFVLYIYKSFKKPSSRHLVPLTNNLDLPGDGLTCPKCGSGMTEGYLPAVGGVSWRDRDDPVGIPTMLTGLPGTTFWLKRPKLHAYHCESCHIITFRYGSQ encoded by the coding sequence ATGAAGAACCCGAAGGAATTAATACTACCCCTCCTCGTAGTCGTGACGCTGACCGTAGTAGCAACCTGGATTCTTTACAACTTTCTGGGAAAGTTTATTTTCTATGAAAAACTTCACAGAGGCGGCGTCGAAACGAACGCGGTTCTCCTGGATAAAGGCATCTTCCGGAACGGAAGGCTGTTTAAGACATCCGTTACCAGCGCTTCAAACGACCACAGGTTCGTAGTGGCCTTCGCTACCGAAGAAGGTGTTACCGGAAAATGCACCATCTCTGTATCCAAGCGAACATATGATGTGATCTCTAAGCGCGACGAGCTTTTAATTTCCTACCTGCCGGAAGACCCCGCGCAATGCACCATCCCTAACAGCTTTGAACTAAACCGCTACCTGGTTATTACCGTACTGGCCGTGGCTGTCTTCCTTCTCCTTCTGGCAGCCGGTTTCGTCTTGTATATCTACAAATCATTCAAAAAACCCTCCTCCCGGCATCTTGTCCCCCTCACAAATAACCTAGACCTTCCGGGCGACGGGCTTACCTGTCCCAAATGCGGCTCCGGGATGACCGAGGGCTACCTCCCCGCCGTGGGCGGCGTCTCCTGGAGAGACAGAGACGACCCTGTGGGCATTCCAACGATGCTTACCGGACTTCCGGGAACAACTTTTTGGTTAAAACGTCCGAAACTGCATGCGTATCACTGTGAGTCATGCCATATAATTACGTTTAGGTATGGCTCACAATAG
- a CDS encoding 4-hydroxyphenylacetate 3-hydroxylase N-terminal domain-containing protein, which produces MLKTPEEYAESLRAFSPIVYIKGKKIQSVPDEPLLLPGLNAISLTYEYALLPEYADTMTAVSHVTGRRVNRLLHINTSQDDLLKKLEMIRLLCRETGCAQRYLCHDALNALYETTHNVDLEFGTDYHLKFLNYLEYVQDEDLTTCVAMTDAKGDRSKRPHEQHDPDLYLRIVDRNKNGIVVRGIKAIVTGAPYTHEIIVLPTRNMTAEDEDYAVSFAVPIDTEGVEMVSRQAGRPGEPGAPLTSRYGQATAQILFDDVFVPWDRVFLAGEWQLAGSLTESFATHHRLSCIGARAGLGDMLIGASVSLAEANGLDAHKTGHVRDKIADLIKYVESFYACGVTSTVFGNETRAGNFIPDPVYSNIGKLLQGTHIYDMFRIVHDTSGGILVASPYPEDMESPDVGERLNRYLRGREDIPADYRISVARLLEDITASYQGGWYSVISISGGGSPEATKLEIMRKYDIEERKSLAEKISGA; this is translated from the coding sequence ATGCTGAAAACTCCCGAAGAATATGCCGAGAGTCTGAGAGCATTCTCACCTATCGTCTATATTAAAGGCAAAAAGATACAGAGCGTACCGGACGAGCCGCTTCTCCTGCCTGGGCTGAACGCAATCTCTCTCACTTATGAATACGCCCTTCTGCCCGAATACGCCGACACCATGACAGCCGTCTCTCACGTAACCGGAAGAAGGGTAAATCGGCTGCTTCACATAAATACCAGCCAGGACGATCTGCTCAAGAAGCTCGAGATGATCAGGCTTCTCTGCCGCGAGACAGGCTGCGCGCAGCGCTACCTCTGTCATGATGCTCTGAACGCGCTCTATGAGACAACACACAATGTCGATCTTGAATTCGGCACTGACTATCACCTGAAATTTCTCAATTACCTTGAATACGTCCAGGATGAGGACCTTACCACATGCGTCGCCATGACAGACGCGAAAGGCGACCGCTCTAAGCGTCCCCATGAACAGCACGACCCTGATCTTTATCTGAGGATAGTTGACCGGAACAAGAACGGGATAGTAGTAAGGGGAATAAAGGCGATTGTGACAGGTGCGCCCTACACTCACGAAATAATCGTGCTACCCACACGCAATATGACAGCTGAAGACGAGGACTATGCCGTTTCTTTCGCCGTTCCCATAGACACAGAAGGCGTGGAGATGGTCTCCCGCCAGGCGGGACGCCCCGGGGAGCCGGGAGCGCCGCTTACCTCACGCTACGGGCAAGCCACTGCGCAAATTCTATTCGATGATGTTTTTGTTCCCTGGGACAGGGTATTTCTCGCGGGCGAATGGCAGCTTGCCGGGTCTCTCACCGAGAGTTTCGCAACGCACCACAGGCTCAGCTGTATCGGCGCGCGCGCCGGACTCGGAGATATGCTTATCGGCGCCTCGGTATCTCTGGCCGAGGCTAACGGACTCGATGCTCATAAAACCGGGCACGTCAGGGACAAGATTGCCGACCTTATAAAATATGTGGAATCTTTCTACGCGTGCGGCGTTACTTCCACAGTTTTCGGGAATGAGACACGCGCCGGTAATTTCATACCCGACCCCGTCTATTCAAACATCGGCAAGCTCCTTCAGGGCACTCATATTTACGATATGTTCAGAATCGTCCACGATACTTCCGGAGGTATCCTGGTTGCGTCCCCTTACCCGGAGGACATGGAATCCCCCGATGTTGGCGAAAGATTAAACCGTTATTTACGGGGACGTGAAGACATACCCGCCGATTACAGAATTTCGGTCGCGAGGCTCCTCGAAGACATAACCGCGTCTTACCAGGGCGGGTGGTACTCGGTAATAAGCATTTCGGGAGGCGGATCCCCGGAAGCCACCAAGCTCGAAATCATGCGCAAGTACGACATAGAAGAGCGTAAATCACTCGCCGAAAAAATTTCGGGCGCATGA
- a CDS encoding DM13 domain-containing protein has translation MKTIIILIVLIVLIIAWYLFRPEKLFISSKINEDFPNTGSEEKGAPEIISQGEFHGVAHEGEGLATIYDMGDGHRVLRFTDFAVSNGPDVHVYLVSAEDPKDSKEVKESDIYELGSIKGNVGNQNYGLGPDVELSKYKSVVIWCKRFGVNFAVATLKPE, from the coding sequence ATGAAGACGATAATTATATTAATTGTTTTGATTGTTTTGATTATAGCCTGGTATCTTTTCCGTCCTGAGAAGCTTTTTATAAGCTCAAAAATCAACGAAGACTTCCCTAATACCGGTAGCGAGGAAAAGGGTGCTCCCGAAATTATATCGCAGGGAGAATTTCACGGCGTAGCTCATGAGGGAGAGGGTCTCGCAACTATTTATGATATGGGAGACGGTCACAGAGTACTTCGTTTTACAGACTTCGCTGTTTCAAACGGCCCTGATGTTCATGTCTATCTTGTTTCTGCTGAGGATCCTAAAGACAGTAAAGAAGTTAAGGAGTCCGATATATATGAACTAGGCTCGATAAAAGGGAATGTGGGAAATCAGAATTATGGTTTGGGCCCTGATGTGGAACTGTCAAAATATAAATCAGTCGTGATCTGGTGTAAACGATTTGGAGTTAACTTCGCGGTTGCAACGCTGAAGCCTGAATGA